The following proteins are co-located in the Pan troglodytes isolate AG18354 chromosome 5, NHGRI_mPanTro3-v2.0_pri, whole genome shotgun sequence genome:
- the FBXO30 gene encoding F-box only protein 30: MEEELQHSHCVNCVSRRCMTRPEPGISCDLIGCPLVCGAVFHSCKADEHRLLCPFERVPCLNSDFGCPFTMARNKVAEHLEMCPASVVCCTMEWNRWPVSYADRKSYENLSRDVDEVAQLDMALALQDQRMLLESLKVATMMSKATDKVSKPREQISVKSSVPEIPHANGLVSVDEESYGALYQATVETTRSLAAALDILNTATRDIGMLNTSVPNDMDEQQDARESLEDQNLKDQDHLYEEEIGAVGGIDYNDTNQNAQSEQNGSSDLLCDLNTSSYDTSALCNGFPLENICTQVIDQNQNLHGDSKQSNLTNGDCVASSDGTSKPSSSLAVAAQLREIIPSSALPNGTVQHILMPDDEGEGELCWKKVDLGDVKNVDVLSFSHAPSFNFLSNSCWSKPKEDKAVDTSDLEVAEDPMGLQGIDLITAALLFCLGDSPGGRGISDSRMADIYHIDVGTQTFSLPSAILATSTMVGEIASASACDHANPQLSNPSPFQTLGLDLVLECVARYQPKQRSMFTFVCGQLFRRKEFSSHFKNVHGDIHAGLNGWMEQRCPLAYYGCTYSQRRFCPSIQGAKIIHDRHLRSFGVQPCVSTVLVEPARNCVLGLHNDHLSSLPFEVLQHIAGFLDGFSLCQLSCVSKLMRDVCGSLLQSRGMVILQWGKRKYPEGNSSWQIKEKVWRFSTAFCSVNEWKFADILSMADHLKKCSYNVVEKREEAIPLPCMCVTRELTKEGRSLRSVLKPVL, translated from the coding sequence ATGGAGGAGGAGCTGCAGCATTCCCATTGTGTGAATTGTGTCAGTAGACGGTGCATGACCAGGCCAGAGCCAGGGATTTCCTGTGATTTGATTGGTTGTCCATTGGTTTGTGGTGCAGTTTTCCATTCTTGTAAAGCTGATGAACATCGACTTTTATGTCCATTTGAACGAGTGCCTTGCTTAAATAGTGACTTTGGATGTCCATTTACCATGGCCCGAAATAAAGTTGCTGAACATCTAGAAATGTGTCCTGCAAGTGTGGTGTGCTGtactatggaatggaatcgatggCCAGTTAGTTATGCAGACCGGAAATCATATGAAAATCTAAGCAGAGATGTCGATGAAGTGGCACAATTGGATATGGCCTTGGCTCTTCAAGACCAAAGGATGCTCTTAGAATCCCTCAAAGTAGCCACCATGATGTCAAAAGCAACTGATAAAGTATCCAAACCTAGAGAACAAATCTCAGTTAAATCAAGTGTCCCAGAAATACCACATGCTAATGGTTTGGTGTCTGTTGATGAAGAATCTTATGGTGCACTTTATCAAGCTACTGTAGAAACAACCAGAAGTTTGGCTGCTGCTTTGGATATCCTGAATACTGCTACAAGAGACATTGGCATGTTAAATACAAGTGTCCCAAATGACATGGATGAACAGCAAGATGCGAGAGAAAGCTTAGAGGATCAAAACTTGAAAGACCAAGATCATCTTTATGAGGAGGAAATAGGAGCAGTAGGTGGAATTGACTACAATGACACAAATCAGAATGCCCAGTCTGAACAAAATGGTTCAAGTGATTTATTATGTGACTTGAATACAAGTTCTTATGACACTTCTGCTCTTTGTAATGGCTTTCCTTTGGAAAATATATGTACCCAGGTCATAGACCAGAATCAGAATTTACATGGTGATTCAAAACAAAGTAACTTAACAAATGGAGACTGTGTGGCATCATCAGATGGCACTTCAAAACCTTCCAGCTCACTTGCGGTGGCAGCACAACTTAGGGAAATAATACCATCCAGTGCTTTGCCTAATGGCACAGTTCAGCATATCCTCATGCCAGATGATGAGGGTGAAGGTGAATTGTGTTGGAAAAAAGTAGACTTAGGGGACGTGAAGAATGTGGATGTCTTATCTTTCAGTCATGCTCCTTCAttcaattttctttctaattcatgTTGGTCTAAACCAAAGGAAGATAAAGCAGTAGATACATCAGATTTGGAAGTTGCAGAAGATCCTATGGGCCTCCAAGGAATAGATCTGATCACAGCAGCATTGCTTTTTTGTCTAGGAGATTCTCCAGGAGGGAGGGGTATATCTGATAGCCGCATGGCTGATATTTATCACATTGACGTTGGGACTCAGACTTTTTCACTTCCATCTGCAATATTAGCTACAAGTACAATGGTTGGGGAGATAGCTTCAGCTTCAGCTTGTGATCATGCCAACCCACAGCTTTCAAATCCAAGTCCGTTTCAGACACTTGGGCTGGATTTAGTATTGGAATGTGTCGCTAGGTACCAACCCAAGCAGCGTTCAATGTTTACCTTTGTGTGTGGACAGTTATTTAGAAGGAAAGAATTTTCTTCCCACTTTAAGAATGTGCATGGTGACATTCATGCTGGACTCAATGGCTGGATGGAACAGAGGTGCCCTTTAGCTTACTATGGTTGTACCTATTCTCAGCGTAGATTTTGTCCATCAATACAAGGAGCAAAGATTATACATGACCGCCATTTGAGGTCATTTGGAGttcagccatgtgtatctacagtATTAGTGGAGCCTGCTAGAAACTGTGTGTTGGGATTACATAATGACCATCTAAGTAGTCTTCCTTTTGAGGTCCTGCAGCATATTGCAGGCTTTCTCGATGGCTTCAGCTTATGCCAGCTCTCATGTGTATCCAAGTTAATGAGGGATGTGTGTGGCAGCCTGCTTCAGTCTCGTGGCATGGTCATACTGCAGTGGGGGAAAAGGAAGTATCCAGAAGGAAATTCATCATGGCAGATAAAAGAAAAG